From the Myripristis murdjan chromosome 14, fMyrMur1.1, whole genome shotgun sequence genome, one window contains:
- the kl gene encoding klotho yields MRGLLALFTLLVITPAAAKPYAGLKTWGRFDKLPYPGDKAFLYDTFPEEFMWAVGTAAYQVEGAFEKDGKGLSVWDTFTRGGNRMATGDVGSDSYHNIHADIRAIKQLGVSHYRFSLSWSRIFPNGTRGSYNEIGTNYYRTLLKKLKGIRVQPVVTLYHWDLPDHLQQTLGGWSNPQLVEIFKDYADFCFQTFGDDVKYWITIDNPFVVAWHGYGTGVVAPGIKNGPELPFRVGHNLLKAHAAAWHLYDRYYRPQQHGKLSMALASHWIKPSRTRRESLRDCQCSLDHVLGWFARPLFTDGDYPPCMKERLGSRLPSFTQEEREQVRGTADFFALSHGAALSFQLVNDSLKFGQLEDLDLRMLLYWVNAEYDKPPIFVVQSGWYVLGNTKTEDPKHMYYLKRFIVEALKSISIDGVNVIGYTAWSLIDGFEWHREYGIRRGLYYVDFNTPDMKREPKTSATFYRKLIQRNGFPELPENRPAQGVFPCDFAWGVSANSIQVETMPTQFADPSVYLWNVSNNGELKRLKGLSAPPLRRTTHCADYATIRQQVDEIRQVGVSHFHFSLNWSALVPSGHVGHPNTTLLGYYRCFTHQLLRANVTPVVTLWHHTRQRSSLPAPLDTAHKWLNRGTPEAFADYARLCYRELGAHVKLWITLNEPNDEMVSYQDGHEMLRAHALAWRAYDQEFRHIQGGQVSLALHMDWLEPAFSFSREDVEPAKRVLDFRVGWFAEPIFGSGDYPLGMRSWLRQLNSLDLPVFNEKDRQLVKGTYDFFAISHFSTELVTHAKEDPYTYTAMLEVQLMKDTTWILSPRPVVPWGLRKALNWVKEHYSDVPVYVMANGVEEDPARFKDSLRVYYLYNYINEALKAYTLDGVNLKGYFAYALSDQRDPGFGLYGHVQDEVIIKASLSNYRNIIQHNGFPIQGATAQQCPSQPQPCLGCHILAKRPVLGFLTLVGSAVLITLGLIIYYAAKRHKECY; encoded by the exons ATGCGCGGTTTGCTCGCCCTCTTCACGCTTCTTGTCATTACCCCCGCGGCGGCAAAACCATACGCTGGTTTGAAAACCTGGGGTCGGTTCGATAAGCTCCCCTATCCCGGAGATAAAGCTTTCCTCTACGATACCTTCCCCGAGGAGTTTATGTGGGCGGTGGGCACGGCGGCGTACCAAGTGGAGGGCGCGTTTGAGAAGGACGGCAAGGGGCTCTCCGTTTGGGACACTTTTACGCGCGGTGGGAACCGGATGGCCACCGGGGACGTAGGCAGCGACAGCTACCACAACATCCACGCCGACATCCGAGCCATCAAGCAGCTCGGGGTCAGCCACTACAGATTCTCCCTGTCCTGGTCGAGGATATTTCCCAACGGCACACGGGGGAGTTACAACGAAATCGGCACCAACTATTACAGGACGCTCCTCAAGAAGCTGAAGGGGATCCGCGTGCAGCCTGTGGTGACCCTCTACCACTGGGACCTGCCGGATCACCTGCAGCAGACCCTCGGCGGCTGGAGCAACCCGCAGCTTGTGGAGATTTTCAAAGACTACGCCGATTTCTGCTTCCAGACTTTCGGTGATGATGTGAAGTACTGGATCACCATAGACAACCCGTTCGTGGTGGCTTGGCACGGGTACGGGACAGGGGTGGTCGCACCCGGGATAAAGAACGGCCCTGAGCTCCCGTTCCGGGTGGGACACAACCTCCTCAAG gcACATGCGGCTGCTTGGCACCTCTACGACCGCTACTATCGCCCTCAGCAGCATGGTAAGCTGTCCATGGCACTGGCTTCTCACTGGATCAAGCCCAGCCGCACCCGCCGGGAGAGCCTGCGGGACTGCCAGTGCTCCCTGGACCACGTCCTGGGCTGGTTTGCCCGGCCACTTTTCACCGACGGGGACTACCCTCCCTGTATGAAGGAGAGGCTGGGCTCACGGCTGCCCTCCTTCAcccaggaggagagggagcaagTGAGGGGGACGGCCGACTTCTTTGCCCTCTCTCACGGAGCGGCCCTCAGCTTCCAGCTCGTCAATGACAGCCTGAAGTTTGGACAGCTGGAGGATCTGGACCTGAGGATGCTGCTCTACTGGGTCAACGCAGAGTATGACAAGCCGCCCATCTTCGTGGTGCAGAGCGGCTG GTATGTTCTGGGCAACACGAAGACAGAAGACCCTAAACATATGTACTACCTCAAGAGATTCATTGTAGAGGCACTGAAAT CAATCAGTATAGATGGTGTGAATGTGATTGGCTATACAGCCTGGTCCCTAATAGATGGCTTTGAGTGGCACAGAGAATATGGGATACGCCGGGGACTTTACTATGTTGACTTCAACACTCCTGACATGAAGAGGGAGCCAAAGACATCTGCCACTTTTTACAG GAAGCTTATCCAGAGGAATGGTTTCCCTGAGCTTCCAGAAAACAGGCCGGCCCAAGGCGTCTTCCCATGTGATTTTGCTTGGGGGGTATCTGCCAACTCCatacag GTAGAGACCATGCCCACCCAGTTTGCAGACCCCAGTGTTTACCTCTGGAACGTCTCCAACAACGGCGAGCTGAAGAGGCTCAAGGGTCTGAGTGCACCACCTTTACGCCGAACTACCCACTGCGCTGATTATGCAACCATCCGCCAACAG GTGGATGAAATCCGGCAGGTTGGGGTAAGTCACTTCCACTTCTCCCTCAACTGGTCAGCCCTGGTGCCTTCAGGTCATGTGGGCCATCCTAACACCACTCTGCTGGGATACTACCGCTGCTTTACCCATCAGCTGCTCCGGGCCAATGTCACGCCTGTGGTCACTCTGTGGCACCACACACGCCAGCGCAGCAGCCTGCCCGCTCCGCTGGACACTGCGCACAAGTGGCTCAACAG GGGGACTCCAGAGGCTTTTGCAGATTATGCCAGACTTTGCTACAGAGAACTGGGTGCCCATGTGAAGCTGTGGATCACCCTGAACGAGCCCAACGACGAGATGGTCAGCTACCAGGATGGCCATGAGATGCTGCGGGCTCACGCTCTGGCCTGGCGCGCCTACGACCAGGAGTTTAGACACATCCAGGGAGGGCAG GTGTCCCTGGCTCTGCATATGGACTGGTTGGAACCGGCCTTTTCATTCAGCCGTGAAGATGTGGAACCAGCTAAAAGAGTTTTAGACTTCCGTGTCGGCTGGTTTGCAGAACCAATCTTTGGCAGCGGAGACTATCCTCTTGGCATGAGGAGCTGGCTGCGTCAGCTCAACTCACTTGA CTTACCGGTGTTCAATGAGAAGGACCGGCAGCTGGTTAAGGGGACATATGACTTCTTTGCCATTAGCCACTTCAGCACTGAGTTGGTTACTCACGCCAAGGAGGACCC GTACACGTACACAGCTATGCTAGAGGTCCAACTCATGAAAGACACCACGTGGATTTTGTCACCCAGGCCTGTGGTGCCCTGGGGCCTGAGGAAAGCCCTCAACTGG GTGAAGGAGCACTACAGTGATGTGCCTGTCTATGTGATGGCCAACGGAGTCGAGGAAGACCCGGCCCGCTTCAAAGACAGCCTGAGAGTCTACTACCTGTACAACTATATCAACGAGGCCCTGAAAG CATACACTCTGGATGGTGTAAATCTGAAGGGCTACTTTGCTTATGCCCTGAGTGACCAAAGGGACCCGGGCTTTGGTCTGTACGGCCATGTCCAGGATGAGGTCATCATCAAGGCGTCGCTCTCCAACTACCGCAACATCATCCAGCACAATGGCTTCCCCATACAGGGGGCTACGGCCCAGCAGTGCCCCAGCCAGCCC